One window of the Hemitrygon akajei chromosome 5, sHemAka1.3, whole genome shotgun sequence genome contains the following:
- the LOC140727665 gene encoding T-cell receptor-associated transmembrane adapter 1-like isoform X1 produces MVTSQNIKPSRLRLIAWKDRGVVDGPAGCHIGVWGLLAVTALALVASLIMNIFYCMSANRKAPSLIYRNVNVNQLQSPMVQEVDDYPIYGNLTQDNAIESEFCYEAMTPANRSEDETKVAIENQMCYASLDLTDEQKKRRRKMEQKTNNEKSDTDGNLPTLTSQPSLYLNSDQINFNEGRKEEDIHNDSTIFYGKINTSHSKLTINTARAFDSASDF; encoded by the exons ATGGTTACCTCACAGAATATAAAGCCGTCCAGACTTCGTCTAATTGCGTGGAAAGATCGCGGCGTTGTCG ATGGACCCGCCGGCTGCCACATTGGAGTTTGGGGACTTTTGGCTGTTACTGCCCTGGCTCTAGTAGCTTCTCTTATAATGAACATTTTCTACTGCATGTCAGCGAATCGAAAAG CACCCAGCTTAATATATCGAAATGTCAATGTCAATCAATTGCAGAG TCCAATGGTCCAGGAAGTGGATGACTATCCAATATACGGCAATCTCACTCAGGATAATGCAA TTGAAAGCGAGTTCTGTTATGAAGCCATGACACCAGCAAATagatctgaagatgaaacaaaG GTGGCGATTGAAAATCAGATGTGTTATGCATCTCTAGATCTCACAGATGAACAGAAAAAACGACGCCGGAAGATGGAACAAAAGACGAACAATGAAAAATCAGATACAGATGGAAATTTACCTACTCTGACCTCACAGCCAAGCTTATATCTGAACAGTGACCAGATTAATTTTAATGAAGGCAGAAAAGAAGAAGATATTCACAATGACTCCACCATCTTTTATGGCAAGATAAATACATCTCATAGTAAATTGACTATTAACACAGCAAGAGCATTTGATAGTGCAAGTGACTTTTAA
- the LOC140727665 gene encoding T-cell receptor-associated transmembrane adapter 1-like isoform X2, which translates to MAEAAFAVRNRARTMDGPAGCHIGVWGLLAVTALALVASLIMNIFYCMSANRKAPSLIYRNVNVNQLQSPMVQEVDDYPIYGNLTQDNAIESEFCYEAMTPANRSEDETKVAIENQMCYASLDLTDEQKKRRRKMEQKTNNEKSDTDGNLPTLTSQPSLYLNSDQINFNEGRKEEDIHNDSTIFYGKINTSHSKLTINTARAFDSASDF; encoded by the exons ATGGCTGAGGCTGCGTTCGCAGTACGGAACCGCGCACGCACAATGG ATGGACCCGCCGGCTGCCACATTGGAGTTTGGGGACTTTTGGCTGTTACTGCCCTGGCTCTAGTAGCTTCTCTTATAATGAACATTTTCTACTGCATGTCAGCGAATCGAAAAG CACCCAGCTTAATATATCGAAATGTCAATGTCAATCAATTGCAGAG TCCAATGGTCCAGGAAGTGGATGACTATCCAATATACGGCAATCTCACTCAGGATAATGCAA TTGAAAGCGAGTTCTGTTATGAAGCCATGACACCAGCAAATagatctgaagatgaaacaaaG GTGGCGATTGAAAATCAGATGTGTTATGCATCTCTAGATCTCACAGATGAACAGAAAAAACGACGCCGGAAGATGGAACAAAAGACGAACAATGAAAAATCAGATACAGATGGAAATTTACCTACTCTGACCTCACAGCCAAGCTTATATCTGAACAGTGACCAGATTAATTTTAATGAAGGCAGAAAAGAAGAAGATATTCACAATGACTCCACCATCTTTTATGGCAAGATAAATACATCTCATAGTAAATTGACTATTAACACAGCAAGAGCATTTGATAGTGCAAGTGACTTTTAA